A genomic window from Oscillospiraceae bacterium includes:
- a CDS encoding N-acetylmuramoyl-L-alanine amidase: MKLSEKKPSASNIITYIQAALFAAMILFSITMSAISPASVPAFNPIPEDPAETLGIFDLKGNYDGAINNNYVISPLFGSQKGKNLVIVKIDSLCRAVTDAGFAPKITSFINSSSCFDNYYSFGGYTPTDTDFVINTSVPSPALSDALSYLSEKSIISLSSVLKENGFSSASAFFTCDSHLGGRDKLFKLLGFDVNNTAAASSAYDAAAKYISESKESVFVYIEDASIEYPFCSASTEKTGLAGAYGAVVVKADGKFGAFTDTLKNKGLLENTVIILVGGGSAIDYNKKSDVTSINSIMPEDQKYTAEDYFHAPLAIYYDGINPKNYKAICGSTDIYPTVLDLFGIKQTELAFFGVNILSEDNEAEEEQHYSIPLGWPLRDGSFVSDKLIFAKTQASFSILYHTENDGKTAARSEATPYTKRINSIFKEAELYLSLELPGIIKEKGEEEAYKKFYAVKKRETKLESYPPASVVKPEMYKPEIDLTYRAKIFTACELNGKYDGTISSGNMISLRPKADIGTFVSNPIDIGAFKKLYLSWNASLRGGKISLSVALERKDGTFTDYYSWGTRSAKKTENASASRSDNDASLDIDTLLVRSQITGRVIVRAEITRGSSFSPEIYNITFTTDGEPSASFTDRRSSGVTSIKLDTSPRSQNKIPDIGSVICSPTSLSIVLDYLGKNIPTASVAAGVKDNAEGIYGNWSFNVAYAAENGFFAYVDLYNDAALESAVIAGTPVVCSIATSSVDELKGSTSAYPAGHLLCVIGFETKDGQMYYIVNDPCSSDDESALREYKKDEFLRAWNGIVYIIQKRPETGSFRIGEGTSEMLDVIVDYIDEDTLGRPGDVTTKKWIVIHNTGNYSSTADAKMHNEYIHKSTYSSTTSWHYTVDDHSIYQHIPDNERAFHAGDGGWGEGNAYGIGIEICVNEGGDFYAALDNAAQLVAELMIKNNLTMSSIKQHYDFNGKNCPQEIRERGLWGSFLENINNRYIRLKESIKK, encoded by the coding sequence ATGAAGCTATCTGAAAAAAAGCCTTCGGCATCAAACATTATTACATATATACAGGCCGCTTTGTTCGCGGCTATGATATTGTTTTCCATAACGATGTCTGCGATAAGCCCGGCTTCGGTTCCCGCATTTAATCCTATTCCGGAGGATCCGGCGGAGACACTCGGCATATTCGATCTCAAAGGCAATTATGACGGCGCTATTAACAATAATTATGTAATTTCGCCTTTGTTCGGTTCACAAAAAGGCAAGAATCTGGTTATTGTAAAAATTGATTCGCTTTGCCGCGCTGTGACAGACGCAGGCTTCGCGCCTAAAATCACATCATTCATAAATTCATCGAGTTGTTTCGATAATTATTATTCGTTCGGCGGATATACTCCGACTGACACTGATTTTGTAATAAACACATCCGTTCCTTCCCCGGCTCTTTCGGACGCGTTGTCATATTTATCAGAAAAAAGTATCATTTCTCTTTCTTCGGTGCTTAAAGAAAACGGTTTTTCTTCCGCTTCGGCTTTTTTTACATGCGACTCGCATCTGGGCGGCAGAGACAAACTTTTCAAGCTTCTAGGATTTGATGTAAACAATACCGCTGCCGCTTCATCCGCTTATGACGCGGCGGCTAAATATATCTCAGAAAGTAAAGAATCCGTATTTGTATACATAGAAGACGCTTCAATTGAATATCCCTTTTGCTCTGCTTCGACAGAGAAAACCGGACTTGCCGGCGCGTATGGAGCGGTTGTCGTAAAAGCTGACGGTAAATTCGGAGCGTTTACGGACACATTGAAAAATAAAGGACTTTTGGAAAACACAGTTATAATTCTTGTCGGCGGCGGGAGCGCAATTGATTACAATAAAAAATCAGATGTTACTTCAATTAATTCAATAATGCCCGAAGATCAAAAATATACCGCCGAAGATTATTTTCACGCTCCTCTCGCGATATATTATGACGGTATCAATCCAAAGAATTATAAAGCGATATGCGGAAGTACAGATATTTACCCGACGGTTCTTGACCTTTTCGGAATCAAGCAAACCGAGCTTGCGTTTTTCGGCGTGAATATCCTTTCAGAAGATAATGAAGCGGAAGAAGAACAGCATTATTCAATCCCTCTTGGCTGGCCTTTACGTGATGGATCGTTCGTATCGGATAAACTGATTTTCGCAAAAACACAAGCAAGCTTTTCTATATTATACCATACCGAAAATGACGGAAAGACCGCCGCAAGAAGTGAAGCGACTCCGTATACCAAAAGAATAAACAGTATTTTCAAAGAAGCCGAGCTTTACCTTTCACTTGAACTTCCAGGTATTATTAAAGAAAAAGGAGAAGAAGAGGCATATAAAAAATTTTACGCGGTAAAAAAGCGTGAAACAAAACTGGAGTCATATCCGCCTGCCTCTGTTGTGAAACCTGAAATGTATAAACCCGAAATCGATCTTACATACCGCGCAAAAATATTTACCGCTTGTGAGTTAAACGGTAAATATGACGGCACAATATCTTCCGGCAATATGATATCTTTAAGGCCAAAGGCGGATATCGGCACATTCGTATCCAATCCGATCGACATAGGAGCATTTAAAAAGCTGTATCTTTCCTGGAACGCTTCGCTCAGAGGCGGAAAAATATCCTTATCCGTTGCTCTTGAAAGGAAAGACGGGACGTTTACAGATTATTATTCCTGGGGAACGCGCAGCGCGAAAAAAACTGAAAACGCGAGTGCTTCACGTTCCGATAACGATGCTTCGCTTGATATAGACACTCTTTTAGTTCGTTCGCAGATTACAGGCCGTGTAATAGTGCGGGCTGAGATAACACGAGGGTCATCCTTCTCTCCCGAAATATATAATATCACATTCACGACCGACGGAGAACCGTCAGCATCCTTTACTGACCGCCGGAGCAGCGGAGTTACCTCAATAAAACTGGACACCTCACCGCGCTCTCAGAATAAAATCCCCGATATAGGAAGCGTAATATGCAGCCCGACATCACTTTCGATTGTTTTGGATTATTTGGGTAAAAACATTCCTACCGCTTCGGTAGCCGCGGGGGTGAAGGACAATGCCGAGGGAATATACGGCAACTGGTCGTTCAATGTGGCATATGCCGCTGAAAATGGATTCTTTGCTTATGTCGATTTGTATAATGACGCGGCACTGGAAAGCGCTGTTATCGCGGGCACTCCTGTTGTTTGTTCGATTGCAACATCAAGCGTCGATGAACTTAAAGGTTCTACGTCGGCATATCCCGCGGGGCATCTTCTCTGTGTTATCGGCTTTGAAACCAAAGACGGGCAAATGTACTATATAGTAAACGATCCCTGTTCATCTGACGATGAAAGCGCGTTGCGCGAATATAAAAAGGACGAATTTTTACGTGCCTGGAACGGAATAGTATATATAATTCAAAAAAGGCCGGAAACCGGTTCTTTCCGTATCGGAGAAGGGACCTCTGAAATGCTTGACGTAATAGTCGATTATATTGACGAGGATACACTCGGCCGTCCGGGAGATGTGACCACGAAAAAGTGGATCGTAATTCATAATACAGGCAATTATTCATCTACCGCGGATGCAAAGATGCACAACGAATATATACATAAGTCTACATATAGTTCGACTACCTCGTGGCATTATACCGTTGACGATCATTCGATTTATCAGCATATACCGGATAATGAAAGAGCCTTTCACGCCGGAGACGGCGGATGGGGTGAAGGCAATGCCTACGGAATTGGCATTGAAATATGCGTCAATGAAGGCGGCGATTTTTATGCGGCGCTCGATAATGCGGCTCAGCTTGTGGCAGAGCTAATGATAAAAAACAATCTGACCATGAGCAGTATCAAGCAGCATTATGATTTTAACGGAAAGAATTGTCCGCAGGAAATACGCGAACGCGGTCTGTGGGGAAGCTTTCTTGAAAATATAAATAACAGGTATATCAGACTCAAGGAGAGTATAAAAAAATGA